The proteins below are encoded in one region of Oncorhynchus masou masou isolate Uvic2021 chromosome 15, UVic_Omas_1.1, whole genome shotgun sequence:
- the LOC135556075 gene encoding jupiter microtubule associated homolog 2-like, with protein sequence MTSTNMFSGLDNGAKPSSRVLRPPGGVSSDLFGGYEGEAAASRRPHKMASNLFAPPEPQGVIRRTNPPGGKSSGIFSSPDAPAEQRRPVPPGGNTSNIIWGLESAPPSDKAHSNKPKDNISVGESPMPIPEPPAPLPKESPAKEVKEENVASPLPTPTKAAVETAPAPSAKKPEACLSELSLKDHEPHLGPRPRSHNKVLNPPGGKSSVVFY encoded by the exons ATGACTTCGACGAACATGTTTTCAGGACTCGATAATGGCGCAAAGCCAAGTTCAAG AGTCCTGCGTCCCCCCGGAGGTGTCTCCAGCGACCTGTTCGGTGGCTATGAGGGAGAAGCAGCTGCTTCGAGACGGCCCCACAAGATGGCCTCCAACCTTTTCGCCCCACCAGAGCCCCAGGGTGTCATCAGGCGAACCAACCccccag GGGGTAAAAGCAGTGGGATATTTAGTTCTCCAGATGCCCCAGCCGAGCAACGGAGACCCGTACCCCCAGGCGGCAACACCAGCAACATCATCTGGGGGCTAGAGAGCGCCCCTCCCTCTGACAAAGCCCATTCCAACAAGCCAAAG GACAACATTTCTGTGGGTGAAAGTCCCATGCCCATACCTGAGCCCCCAG CTCCTCTTCCGAAGGAGAGCCCGGCCAAGGAGGTGAAGGAAGAGAACGTtgcctcccctctccccactcccaccAAAGCAGCGGTGGAGACTGCGCCTGCTCCCTCAGCCAAGAAGCCAGAGGCCTGCCTTAGTGAGCTCTCACTGAAGGACCACGAGCCCCACCTCGGCCCCCGCCCCCGTTCCCACAACAAGGTCCTTAACCCCCCAGGAGGGAAGTCTAGTGTGGTGTTCTACTGA